From the Lolium rigidum isolate FL_2022 chromosome 2, APGP_CSIRO_Lrig_0.1, whole genome shotgun sequence genome, one window contains:
- the LOC124686961 gene encoding tyrosine decarboxylase 1-like, protein MGSLPPLEAPLPLGPEAFFDESRPVIDFLNGYYRDIESYPVRPDAEPGWLRTLLPDAPPEHGDPVEAILEDVQQHIVPGLTHWQSPNFFAYFPANGSAAGLMGDMLTSGLNVVPFSWASSPAATELESVVVDWMCKLLGLPDRFLFSGGGGGVLHGSTCEGVVSTLAAARDRALRSLGHEGIVRLVVYASDQSHATFQKGASIIGIPPANFRIIPTSASSGYGLTADSVCDAVEADIASGLVPLYLCATIGTTGVGAVDPVRGLGEVARRYGMWLHVDAAFAGSALVCPEFRDCIDGAELADSVSMNPHKWFLTNMDCCCLWVANPQVLTSAVSTNPEYLNNIGKGCTEVIDYKDWQIALSRPFRAMKLWVVLRRHGAAGMRAHIRRHVEMAKWFERMVTADERFEVVTARSFSLVTFRLRPQYELEGEHAVDALNRKLLVAINTSGRAFMTHFVVDNKFVIRMAMGGAMTQMRHVRDAWKLVKEKAKEVGLPLGLS, encoded by the coding sequence ATGGGGAGCCTGCCGCCTCTTGAGGCCCCATTGCCACTTGGCCCCGAGGCATTCTTCGATGAGTCGCGCCCGGTGATCGACTTCCTCAACGGCTACTACCGCGACATCGAGAGTTACCCTGTCCGGCCCGACGCCGAGCCAGGGTGGCTCCGGACGCTTCTACCGGACGCGCCGCCCGAACACGGCGATCCGGTGGAAGCCATACTGGAGGATGTGCAGCAACACATCGTCCCAGGACTGACACACTGGCAGAGCCCCAACTTCTTCGCCTACTTCCCAGCAAACGGGAGCGCGGCCGGGTTGATGGGCGATATGCTTACATCCGGTCTCAACGTGGTACCCTTCTCTTGGGCCTCCTCGCCGGCCGCAACAGAGCTTGAGAGCGTCGTGGTGGACTGGATGTGCAAGCTGCTAGGCCTCCCGGACCGCTTcctcttctccggcggcggcgggggcgtgcTGCACGGAAGCACCTGCGAAGGCGTGGTGTCCACGCTTGCGGCTGCACGCGATCGCGCCCTAAGAAGCTTGGGGCATGAAGGCATCGTGAGGCTGGTGGTCTACGCCTCCGATCAGAGCCACGCCACCTTCCAGAAGGGCGCGAGCATCATCGGCATTCCGCCAGCCAACTTCCGCATCATCCCAACGTCggcatcgtcggggtacggcctcACAGCTGACAGCGTTTGCGACGCGGTGGAGGCCGACATTGCCAGTGGGCTCGTGCCCTTGTACCTCTGCGCCACCATTGGCACTACCGGGGTCGGCGCCGTCGACCCTGTGCGCGGTCTCGGGGAGGTGGCGCGGAGGTATGGCATGTGGCTGCACGTCGACGCTGCGTTCGCTGGAAGCGCCCTGGTCTGCCCCGAGTTCCGGGACTGCATCGACGGCGCTGAGCTCGCGGATTCGGTGAGCATGAACCCGCACAAGTGGTTCCTCACCAACATGGACTGCTGCTGCCTGTGGGTTGCCAACCCACAAGTGCTTACCTCCGCAGTGTCGACTAACCCGGAGTACCTCAACAATATCGGCAAGGGATGCACAGAGGTGATCGACTATAAGGACTGGCAGATTGCATTGTCGCGCCCTTTCCGTGCCATGAAGCTATGGGTGGTCTTGCGCCGCCACGGCGCAGCAGGGATGAGGGCACACATACGGAGGCACGTCGAAATGGCCAAGTGGTTCGAGCGGATGGTCACAGCGGACGAACGGTTCGAGGTCGTGACGGCGAGGAGCTTCTCCCTCGTGACCTTCCGCCTCCGCCCACAGTATGAGCTAGAGGGTGAGCATGCTGTGGACGCCTTGAACCGCAAGCTCCTCGTGGCCATCAACACAAGCGGACGGGCGTTCATGACACACTTTGTGGTGGATAACAAGTTTGTTATCCGTATGGCCATGGGCGGAGCCATGACGCAGATGCGCCACGTCCGGGACGCATGGAAGCTTGTCAAGGAGAAGGCTAAGGAAGTCGGT